From the genome of Prevotella herbatica, one region includes:
- a CDS encoding P-II family nitrogen regulator, whose protein sequence is MKKIEAIIRTSKFEEVKDALRQVGIDFFSYSDVTGVGNEIRKGELSYRGTVYDTSYIPRQLLTIVVRDINAKKTVDAILKTARTGVIGDGKIFVSSIEESYRIRTGEEGDDSLYNK, encoded by the coding sequence ATGAAAAAGATTGAAGCAATTATTAGAACTTCAAAGTTTGAAGAAGTTAAAGACGCTCTACGTCAGGTGGGCATTGATTTCTTTTCGTATTCAGATGTTACAGGAGTTGGAAACGAAATTAGGAAAGGAGAACTGTCATATCGTGGTACCGTATATGATACAAGCTACATACCACGGCAGTTGCTAACGATAGTTGTGCGGGATATAAATGCGAAGAAGACTGTCGACGCTATTTTAAAAACAGCAAGAACAGGTGTTATTGGCGATGGAAAGATATTTGTATCTTCAATTGAAGAGTCATATCGCATAAGGACAGGTGAAGAGGGAGATGATTCATTGTATAATAAATAA
- a CDS encoding ammonium transporter, with protein MRKFVLILLMVITVSVANFAYAGTTRLPDPSGTATGNVNDITAVTQGKPTQSEVEDQVGHNKVAINMVWVLVTGFLVMFMQAGFALVETGLTRAKNANHTMAMNFMVYALGMIGFFISGFAIMFGGIGSLGTLGGFGGLSHEFAINLFGHTFGLFGTTGFFLSGGTYDVAVFALFLFEMVFMDTTATIPTGSMAERWKFSSFAIYGIIVGGLIYPIFGNWVWGGGWLSQLGSMFGLGHGVVDFAGSAVVHMTGGVLALVGAIMIGPRVGKYNKNGTPNAIPGHNIPLAIVGCFILAFGWFGFNSGSSLAGGDLRISVVAVNTMIASATGAFASMAYMWWFKTKKPDPTMMMNGMLAGLVAITAPCAFVNVLIAALIGLVAGVLVIEASFFFERKLKIDDPVGAISVHGVNGAWGVLSLGLFADGSYGNGWNGVKGTVTGLFYGDASQFFAQLIGVITNIIYVAAIGWVVFKIIGFFTHGLRVNVDAELEGLDVPEMGIEGYSGVKMDKNSETPLAR; from the coding sequence ATGAGAAAATTTGTATTAATATTACTGATGGTGATAACTGTTTCAGTAGCTAACTTTGCCTATGCTGGCACTACAAGGCTCCCAGATCCATCTGGAACTGCAACAGGAAATGTAAATGATATAACTGCTGTGACCCAAGGAAAGCCTACACAGAGCGAGGTCGAAGATCAAGTAGGTCACAACAAGGTGGCAATAAATATGGTATGGGTATTGGTTACAGGATTCCTTGTTATGTTTATGCAGGCAGGTTTCGCACTTGTTGAAACCGGACTTACTAGAGCCAAAAATGCTAATCATACCATGGCAATGAACTTTATGGTTTATGCATTAGGTATGATAGGATTCTTTATAAGTGGATTTGCTATTATGTTTGGAGGAATTGGTAGTCTTGGCACCTTAGGTGGATTTGGTGGATTATCTCATGAATTTGCCATTAACCTCTTTGGGCATACCTTTGGACTATTCGGTACGACAGGTTTTTTCCTTAGTGGTGGTACTTATGATGTTGCTGTCTTTGCCCTTTTCTTGTTTGAGATGGTGTTTATGGATACAACAGCAACAATCCCTACAGGATCAATGGCTGAACGTTGGAAATTCTCGTCTTTTGCAATATATGGAATTATAGTTGGAGGTCTTATTTATCCTATATTCGGAAACTGGGTATGGGGCGGAGGCTGGCTCTCACAACTTGGAAGCATGTTTGGACTTGGACATGGAGTTGTAGACTTTGCTGGTTCTGCTGTGGTCCACATGACTGGTGGTGTCTTAGCGCTAGTTGGAGCTATCATGATAGGCCCTAGAGTTGGAAAATACAACAAAAACGGAACGCCAAACGCTATTCCTGGTCATAATATACCATTAGCCATTGTTGGTTGTTTTATATTAGCTTTCGGATGGTTTGGATTCAACTCAGGTTCATCTCTTGCAGGTGGCGATTTAAGAATCAGTGTTGTTGCTGTTAATACAATGATTGCATCTGCAACAGGAGCTTTTGCTTCAATGGCATATATGTGGTGGTTTAAGACAAAGAAGCCAGACCCAACAATGATGATGAACGGTATGCTAGCAGGTCTTGTAGCTATCACTGCTCCATGTGCTTTTGTCAATGTATTGATTGCAGCTCTTATCGGTCTCGTTGCCGGAGTTTTGGTAATCGAAGCCTCTTTCTTCTTTGAACGTAAACTGAAGATTGACGATCCTGTGGGAGCTATTTCTGTACACGGCGTGAATGGAGCTTGGGGAGTATTATCATTAGGTCTATTTGCTGATGGTTCATACGGCAATGGTTGGAATGGTGTAAAAGGCACCGTAACAGGACTTTTTTATGGAGATGCAAGCCAATTCTTTGCACAGCTCATCGGTGTAATCACTAATATTATTTATGTTGCAGCCATAGGTTGGGTTGTATTCAAGATTATCGGATTCTTCACTCATGGACTGCGAGTTAACGTTGATGCAGAACTTGAAGGACTTGACGTTCCAGAAATGGGTATCGAAGGCTATTCTGGTGTAAAAATGGATAAAAATTCAGAGACACCTCTTGCCAGATAA
- a CDS encoding M12 family metallopeptidase yields MTRKNNSVIRLVIFTFIPLLCGCFSSEDDSDNTTICLKTDQDSVTVETLSSGVSITKSKDICYYEGDIVLTLEQLIYLAGYSELYQPGTQATKATNLVPITNLPKDKSALAQYAAYTPRNYNLWAMARFTYDNNLSSSQRDIIKKALLNIQSKTNVRFYNATGLPTRDNTYNIDYPYINFRYCGPQDRCSSKVGKTGEKQDINLADFAFSKPGVVEHEICHALGLLHEQCRPDRDDYVTINTSNLTTIGKANFQKRASNYSVKGPYDFNSIMGNSSYTSSANVVIDALKPIYTKQDGSVINQGIDLSDGDCAWLNYYYLPYVARSDDYVELDSVVYDGNNKRLTEEQRLQLQSQLNNGNPTPPSSGRISNNF; encoded by the coding sequence ATGACCCGAAAAAACAACTCTGTTATACGGTTAGTAATTTTTACATTTATCCCTTTGCTATGTGGTTGTTTCTCATCTGAAGATGATTCAGATAACACGACAATCTGTTTAAAGACAGATCAAGACTCTGTTACTGTGGAAACATTATCATCTGGTGTATCAATAACAAAATCTAAAGATATTTGTTACTATGAGGGTGACATTGTGCTTACACTGGAGCAATTAATCTACTTAGCTGGTTATAGCGAATTGTATCAACCTGGTACACAAGCAACTAAAGCTACAAATTTGGTACCAATTACAAATCTTCCTAAAGATAAGAGTGCCTTAGCGCAATATGCAGCATATACCCCCAGAAATTACAATCTGTGGGCTATGGCTCGCTTCACGTATGATAACAACCTATCATCATCACAACGTGACATAATTAAAAAGGCGCTTCTTAATATTCAATCTAAGACCAATGTCCGCTTTTATAACGCAACAGGTCTTCCTACGCGTGATAACACCTATAATATCGATTATCCATATATTAATTTCAGATATTGTGGACCTCAGGATAGATGTAGTTCAAAAGTAGGCAAAACAGGCGAAAAGCAAGATATAAATCTCGCAGACTTTGCTTTCTCGAAACCTGGAGTTGTAGAACATGAAATATGCCATGCGTTAGGTTTACTGCATGAGCAATGCCGCCCAGACAGAGATGATTATGTTACCATCAATACATCTAATCTTACCACCATAGGTAAGGCTAACTTTCAAAAGAGAGCAAGTAATTATAGCGTGAAAGGTCCTTACGACTTTAATTCCATAATGGGAAACAGTTCTTATACTAGTTCTGCTAATGTTGTGATAGATGCATTAAAACCTATTTATACTAAGCAAGATGGTTCTGTGATAAATCAAGGAATTGACTTATCAGATGGTGATTGCGCATGGCTCAATTACTATTATCTTCCTTATGTAGCACGTTCTGATGACTATGTAGAATTGGATAGCGTTGTGTATGATGGAAATAACAAACGCCTAACTGAAGAGCAAAGACTACAGTTACAATCACAATTAAATAACGGAAATCCAACACCGCCATCTAGTGGTAGAATAAGCAATAATTTTTAA